GCATCGAGACGGGCAACGTGGACGCCGTGCTGAAGGACGGCGACCTCGACCCGTTTGTGATCGGCTATCACAGGTGGCGCGTTGGCGGGGGTGGCGAATGAGGCATGGGTTCGACTGGAGGCGCGCCGCGAAGGACGCGCTCCTGATAGTTGCGGGGTCGGTGCTGTTTGCCATCGGAATCGACTGCTTCGAGCTGCCAAACGGCATCGCGGCCGGCGGCCTCACGGGACTGGCGACCATCATCTACGCAGTGGGCAAGGCGGCGGGCGTTACGCTTCCCGTCGGTATGCAGACCATTGCGATGAACGTCCTGCTTTTGGTGTACGTGGTGCTGCGCACGCGCGACTGGTCCTATGTGACGCGCAGCATCGCCGGCATCTTGGTGTCCGGCTTCATGATCGATGCGCTTGCTCCCGTGCTTCCGGTGCCCACCCACGGCGAACTGCTGATTTCTGCCATCTGGGGCGGCGTGTTCGTAGGCGCGGGAGTTGGCGTCGTCTTTCTTTCTGGTGGCAACACCGGCGGCACGGACATCGTGGCGCAGCTCATCGCAAAGCGCATCGGCATGCCGCTGGGCACGCTGAGCATGCTTGTCGACGGCGTGATCGTCATCGCGTCCGTCCCGGTGTTCTCGCTTCGGAACGCCCTGTTCGCTGGAATCGCCATGTACTTGGGCGGGCGCGTGATCGACGCGGTCGTCGACGGCCCGCGCACCGCGCGCATGGCGTACATCATATCGGGCAAGCACGAGGAGATCGCAAACGCCATCATGTACGACCTCGGCCGTGGCTGCACAGAGCTCAAGGCGCGCGGCGTGTGGAGCGGAAACGACCGTCCCGTCCTCATGTGCGTGTGCGGCAGGACCGAGACCGCCCGCCTGAAGCAGATCGTGGGCGAGCTCGATCCCGACGCGATTGTGGTCGTCTCCGAGGTACACGAGGCCTTCGGCGAGGGTTTCACGCGCATAGGCTCGTAGGTGCCTTGGCCTTTTTGGAGCGCTCTGGTTAATCTGTGCTACGCCGGCGTTGCCATGCTCTGCACCTGCGTTTCTGGGTAAACTTAATCAGATTCTGTCAGTATCGCTTTGTAGAAAAAGGAGCTCTAGTGGCCAACCACTTTCGCAGCAGCGAGCGGCAGGGGGACGACAGGCTTGACTCCACGAGTCCGCAGGTCCCGCAGGCCGATGCGGTCCAGGGCGACGGGTCCATCGACCCGCAGTCCCATGTAGACGCCATCGCGCGGGAGGAGGCGGCAAACGTCCGCAGCACGGCGGCGCACGCGGCGCCGGTCGCGCAGGCGCCGGCAGACCCCACGCCCCAGGCGCCCGCGGGCGCCGAGCCCCTGCAGCCCGTCACCACGGTAACGGCGCACACCCCCGAGGACGCGCCGCAGGCGCCGCAGGGCGAGGGCCTCGTGGTGTCCCAGACCGCGGGCGACATCGAGTCGCAGCCAGAGACAAAAAGCGTCTTCGCACCCCTGCAGGATGACGGCAACCGCGTGGTACCCCACACGGGCAGGCCGACCATCTCGCTTCGAAACGCAACACTCATCTACCCGGCCCAGCCCAACAAGCCCGCGCTCGACGGCGTGAGCCTCGACATCTATCCCGGCGAGTTCGTGTTCGTCGTCGGCCACTCCGGCTCGGGCAAGTCGACCCTGCTCAAGCTCCTCACGCGCGAGCTGCGCGCCACGAGCGGCAAGGTCATCGTCGCGGGCCAGGACCTCACGAAGCTGCGTGACAGAAAGGTCCCGTACCTCCGCCGCCAGATCGGTACGGTCTACCAGGACTTCAAGCTCCTGCCGGACAAGACGGTGTATGAGAACGTCGCGTTCGCGCTCGAGTGCATCGGCAAGCCGCGTGCGGTCATCAAGGTCCAGGTGCCTGAGACGCTGCGTCTCGTCGGCCTCGCCGAGAAGATGGACAACTACCCTGACCAGCTCTCCGGCGGCGAGCAGCAGCGCGTTTCCGTCGCCCGCGCGATGGTCAACCGTCCGCCACTTCTGGTGTGCGACGAGCCGACGGGCAACCTCGACCCGGCCATCTCGCTCGGCATCATGAGGCTGCTCGACCGCATCAACCGTACGGGGACCACCGTCGTCATGGCGACCCATGACCGCGAGATGGTCGATTCCATGCGCAGGCGCGTGATCGCCCTCGAGGCCGGCCATGTGGTGCGCGATCAGGAGAAGGGAGGCTACGGCTTCTATGGTGCCATCTAACATTGGGTATTCGCTCCACGAGGCCTTCCGCCACTTCCGTCGCAACTGGTCCACGGTCCTTGGGGCAATCGTCACCATCTTCCTGTCGCTCTTCGTGATCGGCATGTTCGTGCTCGGCTCCGTACTCGTCGGCAACCTCGTCGGCAACGTAGAGGACCGCGTCACCATCCAGGCGTTCCTCTCGGACAACGCGGACAAGACGGCCGTCGAGGCGCTCCAGAAGAAGGTCGACGGCTGGAAGTACGTTGAGTCCGTCTCGTACAAGAGCAAGGAGGAGGCGCTCAAGCAGTACAAGGAGACGATGAGCAACCGCAATGCCGCGGACGCCGTCGCCGCCCTCGACGGCGAGAACCCCGTGCCCGCCTCGCTCGTCATCAAGCTGTCGGATCCGCAGGACGTGGAG
This sequence is a window from Parafannyhessea umbonata. Protein-coding genes within it:
- a CDS encoding YitT family protein, whose translation is MRHGFDWRRAAKDALLIVAGSVLFAIGIDCFELPNGIAAGGLTGLATIIYAVGKAAGVTLPVGMQTIAMNVLLLVYVVLRTRDWSYVTRSIAGILVSGFMIDALAPVLPVPTHGELLISAIWGGVFVGAGVGVVFLSGGNTGGTDIVAQLIAKRIGMPLGTLSMLVDGVIVIASVPVFSLRNALFAGIAMYLGGRVIDAVVDGPRTARMAYIISGKHEEIANAIMYDLGRGCTELKARGVWSGNDRPVLMCVCGRTETARLKQIVGELDPDAIVVVSEVHEAFGEGFTRIGS
- the ftsE gene encoding cell division ATP-binding protein FtsE gives rise to the protein MANHFRSSERQGDDRLDSTSPQVPQADAVQGDGSIDPQSHVDAIAREEAANVRSTAAHAAPVAQAPADPTPQAPAGAEPLQPVTTVTAHTPEDAPQAPQGEGLVVSQTAGDIESQPETKSVFAPLQDDGNRVVPHTGRPTISLRNATLIYPAQPNKPALDGVSLDIYPGEFVFVVGHSGSGKSTLLKLLTRELRATSGKVIVAGQDLTKLRDRKVPYLRRQIGTVYQDFKLLPDKTVYENVAFALECIGKPRAVIKVQVPETLRLVGLAEKMDNYPDQLSGGEQQRVSVARAMVNRPPLLVCDEPTGNLDPAISLGIMRLLDRINRTGTTVVMATHDREMVDSMRRRVIALEAGHVVRDQEKGGYGFYGAI